The Lacipirellula parvula genome window below encodes:
- a CDS encoding transaldolase family protein encodes MPSPIESIIAAGTKIWLDSVDPDLVRANRALGASGATSNPIIISDLVKTGKFDDQLAKLLKGGLQVSDAAWTLTDKVVAAAQEVFRPVWDETKGDDGYVSFELDPLLEDAECTLSTEERSARYIELGTKWSQDRPNRMIKVPATPAGLGALEELCARGISLNVTLVFSMRQYEAARDAVWRGAQRRKSLDAFKSVYSIFISRLDVYTEKYVPSLSEASQGQVGIVNAKQIWRANQEFWAGKGTPLKQEIVFASTGTKRASDPPWKYVEALVGSDIQTNPPATNDAVQSSGKMFRRSIDELPPPEVLGEIAAKVDAAHLEQTLMEEGLRKFADPQKGLLALLETKLASLG; translated from the coding sequence ATGCCCTCTCCCATCGAATCGATCATCGCCGCCGGCACCAAGATTTGGCTCGACTCGGTCGACCCCGACCTCGTTCGCGCTAACCGCGCGCTCGGCGCCTCGGGGGCGACCTCGAACCCGATCATTATCAGCGACCTGGTGAAGACGGGGAAATTCGACGATCAACTCGCCAAGTTGCTGAAAGGCGGGCTGCAGGTATCCGACGCCGCGTGGACGCTGACGGACAAAGTCGTGGCTGCCGCGCAAGAAGTTTTCCGTCCGGTGTGGGACGAAACGAAAGGCGACGATGGGTATGTGAGCTTCGAACTCGACCCGCTGCTCGAAGACGCCGAGTGCACGCTGTCGACCGAAGAGCGGAGTGCGCGGTACATCGAGCTCGGCACGAAGTGGTCCCAGGATCGTCCCAATCGGATGATCAAAGTTCCCGCGACGCCCGCGGGGCTGGGGGCGCTCGAGGAACTCTGTGCACGCGGCATCTCGCTCAACGTGACGCTCGTCTTTTCGATGCGACAATACGAGGCGGCCCGCGACGCCGTGTGGCGCGGCGCCCAGCGGCGGAAGTCGCTCGACGCCTTTAAGAGCGTCTACAGCATCTTTATCTCGCGGCTTGACGTGTACACCGAGAAGTACGTGCCGAGTTTGTCGGAAGCTTCTCAAGGTCAAGTCGGCATCGTCAACGCGAAGCAGATCTGGCGAGCGAACCAAGAATTCTGGGCCGGCAAGGGGACGCCGCTGAAGCAGGAAATCGTCTTCGCGAGCACCGGCACGAAGCGAGCGAGCGATCCGCCGTGGAAATACGTCGAAGCGCTGGTGGGCAGCGACATTCAAACCAACCCGCCCGCGACGAACGACGCCGTCCAGTCAAGCGGCAAAATGTTCCGGCGTTCGATCGATGAACTGCCGCCGCCAGAAGTCCTAGGCGAGATTGCGGCGAAGGTCGACGCCGCCCATCTGGAGCAGACTCTCATGGAAGAAGGCCTGCGGAAGTTCGCTGATCCGCAGAAGGGGCTGCTCGCGCTCCTAGAGACCAAGCTGGCCTCGCTGGGCTGA
- a CDS encoding ABC transporter ATP-binding protein produces MAAPPQLLTTTVLPAVGALMLVLENVRKAYVEPDGKPLPILDVERFEIAAGEQVVLRGRSGCGKTTLLNCIAGLTTVDSGQIMVNGRDVTALPEAVRDRYRATYIGFVFQTFNLLPAFTALENVMLGMTFTGGKPDAVRAAQLLADVGLAHRLIHKPRALSVGEQQRVAVARALANRPVLLLADEPTANVDPAHQQHVIDLLRSACERENIAMLLVTHSPEVSQQFSRVEQLELVNRAARVA; encoded by the coding sequence ATGGCAGCCCCGCCGCAACTCCTTACCACTACAGTCCTTCCCGCCGTTGGCGCCCTCATGCTGGTTCTTGAAAACGTCCGCAAAGCCTACGTCGAGCCGGACGGCAAGCCGCTGCCGATTCTCGACGTCGAGCGGTTTGAAATCGCCGCCGGCGAGCAGGTCGTCCTCCGCGGCCGCAGCGGCTGCGGGAAAACGACCCTGCTGAATTGCATCGCCGGGCTCACCACCGTCGACAGCGGCCAAATCATGGTGAACGGCCGCGACGTGACGGCCCTCCCCGAGGCGGTCCGCGACCGCTATCGGGCGACCTACATCGGCTTTGTTTTCCAAACGTTCAACCTGCTGCCAGCATTCACGGCCCTCGAAAACGTGATGCTGGGGATGACGTTCACCGGCGGCAAGCCCGACGCCGTCCGCGCCGCCCAACTGCTAGCCGACGTGGGGCTCGCCCATCGGCTCATCCACAAACCACGAGCCCTGTCGGTCGGCGAACAACAACGCGTCGCCGTCGCCCGCGCCTTGGCCAATCGCCCCGTGCTGCTGCTCGCCGACGAACCGACGGCCAACGTCGATCCGGCCCATCAGCAGCATGTGATCGATCTGCTCCGCTCAGCCTGCGAGCGAGAAAACATTGCGATGCTGCTCGTCACGCATTCGCCCGAAGTGTCGCAGCAATTCAGCCGCGTCGAACAACTGGAACTGGTCAATCGCGCGGCGAGGGTGGCATGA
- a CDS encoding bifunctional folylpolyglutamate synthase/dihydrofolate synthase → MPHAAPSDRHAAALDFLLGRINYERVAVLPYGDRHLKLDRMRTLLNRLGNPDAGLPIVHVAGTKGKGSTSAIIASILQAAGYDVGVYSSPHLERLEERFAINGIPCSAEELVLLVDRLRPIVQQMDDAATAANDPTLSPTFFELTTALALMYFADRRVDAVVLEVGLGGRLDSTNVCQPAVTVITSISLDHTKQLGDTTAKIAAEKGGIIKHGVPVVLGQLDDSARDVILEIARHHGARVIDARRDFSHAYRAPHEVDAQAEAGEVDFTATLGDERFELAGAKLRMLGEHQAANAAVAIATALELRRQGWRISTDAMRAGLAEASLPGRIEVIGRRPTVVLDVAHNVASVAALVESLRESFAARERVLVFAASKDKDAPGMVRILAPYFQRIIATEYQENPRAIPVEQIAQWLREEKERLGLPADDQHVKACRLPIDAWRQALEWTKPDQLLCITGSFFIAAELRGLATAAAEAAATA, encoded by the coding sequence ATGCCCCACGCGGCCCCCTCCGATCGCCACGCCGCCGCTCTCGACTTTTTGCTCGGCCGGATCAACTACGAACGCGTCGCGGTGCTGCCGTACGGCGACCGGCATCTCAAGCTCGACCGGATGCGGACGCTGCTCAACCGGCTTGGCAATCCCGACGCGGGGCTGCCGATCGTGCATGTGGCCGGCACGAAGGGGAAAGGCTCGACGTCGGCGATCATCGCTTCGATTCTGCAAGCAGCCGGGTACGACGTTGGCGTCTACAGTTCGCCCCACTTGGAGCGACTTGAAGAGCGGTTCGCGATCAACGGCATCCCCTGCTCTGCCGAAGAACTCGTGTTGCTCGTCGATCGCCTGCGGCCAATCGTGCAGCAGATGGACGACGCCGCGACCGCGGCGAACGATCCGACGCTTTCGCCGACGTTTTTCGAACTCACGACGGCGCTCGCACTGATGTACTTCGCCGATCGCCGCGTCGACGCGGTCGTGCTGGAGGTGGGACTCGGCGGACGGCTTGATTCGACGAACGTTTGCCAGCCGGCGGTGACGGTGATCACCAGCATCAGCCTCGATCATACGAAGCAGCTGGGTGACACCACCGCGAAGATTGCCGCGGAAAAGGGCGGAATTATCAAGCATGGCGTCCCCGTTGTCCTCGGCCAACTCGATGACTCGGCCCGTGACGTGATTCTGGAGATTGCCCGTCATCATGGCGCGCGGGTGATCGACGCGCGGCGCGATTTCTCGCACGCCTATCGCGCTCCACACGAGGTCGACGCCCAGGCCGAGGCGGGAGAAGTCGACTTCACGGCAACCCTCGGCGACGAGCGGTTTGAACTCGCCGGCGCCAAATTGCGCATGCTCGGCGAACATCAGGCGGCCAACGCCGCGGTGGCGATTGCGACGGCGCTGGAACTTCGCCGGCAAGGCTGGCGCATCTCGACCGATGCGATGCGCGCCGGACTGGCCGAGGCGTCGCTGCCGGGACGGATTGAAGTGATCGGCCGCCGGCCGACGGTGGTGCTCGACGTGGCGCACAACGTCGCCTCGGTGGCGGCGCTCGTGGAGTCGCTGCGCGAGAGCTTTGCGGCGCGGGAGCGGGTGCTCGTGTTCGCGGCGTCGAAGGACAAAGACGCACCGGGTATGGTGCGGATCTTAGCGCCTTACTTTCAGCGGATCATCGCGACGGAATATCAGGAGAATCCGCGGGCGATTCCGGTGGAACAAATTGCTCAGTGGTTGCGGGAAGAGAAGGAACGTTTGGGGCTGCCGGCCGACGACCAGCATGTGAAGGCGTGTCGCTTGCCGATTGATGCGTGGCGGCAGGCGCTCGAGTGGACGAAACCCGACCAGTTGCTCTGCATCACCGGCTCGTTTTTTATCGCTGCCGAGTTACGGGGACTGGCAACGGCTGCGGCTGAAGCTGCCGCGACTGCTTGA
- a CDS encoding BBP7 family outer membrane beta-barrel protein: protein MKIIHPLLLGLTLALASRGATAQEVLSGPMTGDAGDLPPAIDLTEEPSYSGQSVGEELEPIAVGEESQTFDGSILGEPMQLLEQCSPYFESSGTWLQRGFWFTEVDYVAFNRGWERKGLVLANEERIVTTNPIGQYIVQNILNIGGEKPGMDGVGRVKLGRFLFRDARNRDHLLEASWLGGGNWQQGVSLNAATTAGLQVSNFIDRVNESFDGARSMNYAYSSEMNSGELNYTVRTRMSRDQLQLQPNGTWVRAANPTKTYSYLAGLRYVDISEDLNWNADEIPLTSTLSESGFYTVDTENRMLGTQIGGSFGYETARWSITATAKGGGYWNRMHLNSAFQVGQTTILNSGETDSTEDNLSFVGEAGILTKWHLRPNISLRAGLDILYVESIALAPFQVNFIPGGYSAIASGGDSVYMGGSLGIESYW, encoded by the coding sequence GTGAAAATCATCCATCCTCTTCTGTTGGGTCTGACGCTCGCACTCGCGAGCCGAGGAGCGACCGCGCAAGAGGTCTTGTCTGGACCAATGACCGGCGACGCCGGTGATTTGCCGCCCGCCATCGATCTCACGGAAGAGCCGAGCTATTCCGGCCAATCGGTCGGCGAAGAACTCGAACCAATCGCCGTCGGCGAGGAATCGCAAACCTTCGATGGTTCGATCCTCGGCGAGCCGATGCAACTGCTCGAGCAGTGCTCGCCCTACTTCGAAAGCTCCGGCACCTGGCTGCAACGCGGCTTCTGGTTCACAGAAGTCGATTATGTCGCGTTCAATCGCGGCTGGGAACGCAAAGGCCTCGTCCTGGCGAACGAAGAGCGGATTGTCACTACCAATCCGATCGGGCAGTACATCGTCCAAAACATCCTGAACATTGGCGGCGAGAAGCCTGGCATGGACGGCGTCGGCCGCGTCAAGCTCGGCCGCTTCCTGTTCCGCGACGCTCGTAACCGCGATCACTTGCTCGAAGCCAGCTGGCTCGGCGGCGGCAACTGGCAGCAGGGCGTTAGCCTCAACGCCGCCACGACGGCCGGCTTGCAAGTTTCGAACTTCATCGACCGGGTGAATGAATCGTTCGACGGCGCCCGGAGCATGAACTACGCCTACAGCAGCGAGATGAACAGCGGCGAACTCAATTACACTGTGCGGACGCGCATGTCACGCGATCAGTTGCAGCTGCAGCCGAACGGAACGTGGGTGCGGGCCGCCAATCCGACGAAGACTTATTCGTACCTGGCTGGCCTGCGGTACGTCGACATCAGCGAAGATCTCAACTGGAACGCCGATGAGATTCCGCTCACCTCGACGCTGAGCGAAAGCGGCTTTTACACCGTCGACACCGAGAATCGCATGCTTGGCACGCAAATCGGCGGCTCGTTCGGGTACGAAACGGCTCGCTGGAGCATCACCGCCACCGCGAAGGGCGGCGGCTACTGGAATCGCATGCATCTGAACTCGGCTTTCCAGGTCGGCCAGACGACGATCCTCAACAGCGGCGAAACCGACAGCACGGAAGACAACCTGTCGTTCGTCGGTGAAGCGGGCATCTTGACCAAGTGGCATCTGCGGCCGAACATCTCGCTGCGGGCTGGCCTCGACATCTTGTACGTCGAATCGATCGCGCTGGCGCCGTTCCAAGTCAACTTCATCCCAGGCGGCTACTCGGCAATCGCCTCGGGCGGCGACAGCGTCTACATGGGCGGCTCGCTCGGCATCGAATCGTACTGGTAA
- a CDS encoding ABC transporter permease: MSYFKIAWRNMQERALASSLTGLSMALGVALMVLVLVIHEVVVAQLSNDAQGYNFIVAGKGSPYEIVLTTVFHVGKPLYPIPWKYYNKFVDGEFAQYTDVAVPICLGDSYPTADGQLFRVVGTTPDMFDKLSYGADEQGNEKFYEFSSGRNFKADQYFEGVIGSVAANRTGLKVGDRFRPTHGMSAEGDKHDEFKVVGILAPTGTANDRAMFVNVEGFLLLDGHARQAKADVITVMLGDKSHRFRANVTGEENKVLGAILGSAVADATGLELGDKFGPTDALNRSGAKQNEYEILGVLPPTNAATDHSLLVDPSVFQLLDDDETPPSAAPAEPAAVTKGPAGQPAPLPLAQREVTSILVRCKADQMMAPMAIDMGVNKGDDRTAQAVAPVTVVERLQSSFLAPMRLILLVLTVMIVIVAGISILVSIYNSMSERSHDIAVMRALGASRNAVMAVILVESILLSILGGIAGLLLGHGVLALASPVVEYYTGVTVRAWSFSWQEMLLVPGLVTFAALVGFLPALSAYRTDVAKTLGGAR; this comes from the coding sequence ATGAGTTACTTCAAGATCGCTTGGCGAAACATGCAGGAGCGGGCGCTCGCGTCGTCGCTCACGGGGCTGTCGATGGCCCTCGGCGTCGCACTGATGGTGCTGGTGCTCGTGATCCACGAAGTGGTCGTTGCTCAGCTGTCGAACGATGCACAAGGCTACAACTTCATCGTGGCGGGGAAGGGGAGCCCGTACGAGATCGTGCTGACGACAGTCTTCCACGTCGGCAAGCCGCTCTACCCGATTCCGTGGAAGTACTACAACAAGTTTGTCGACGGCGAGTTCGCACAGTACACCGACGTCGCTGTACCCATCTGCCTAGGCGATAGTTATCCCACGGCCGATGGGCAGCTATTTCGCGTCGTCGGGACGACGCCTGATATGTTCGATAAGCTGTCGTACGGGGCCGACGAACAAGGGAATGAGAAGTTCTATGAGTTCTCCTCCGGCAGAAACTTCAAGGCCGATCAATACTTCGAAGGCGTGATCGGCTCAGTGGCCGCGAACCGGACTGGGCTAAAGGTCGGCGACCGCTTCCGCCCCACGCACGGCATGAGTGCCGAGGGAGATAAGCACGATGAGTTCAAGGTCGTCGGGATTCTCGCCCCGACCGGCACGGCCAACGACCGGGCGATGTTCGTCAACGTGGAAGGCTTCCTGCTGCTCGACGGGCATGCTCGGCAGGCGAAAGCCGACGTGATCACTGTGATGCTCGGCGACAAGTCGCATCGCTTCCGAGCAAACGTCACCGGCGAAGAAAATAAAGTCCTCGGCGCGATCCTCGGCTCCGCCGTGGCGGATGCTACTGGCCTTGAACTTGGCGACAAGTTCGGTCCAACCGACGCGCTCAATCGTTCGGGCGCCAAGCAGAACGAATATGAAATCCTCGGCGTGCTTCCGCCGACCAATGCCGCCACCGATCATTCGCTACTAGTCGATCCAAGCGTTTTCCAACTTTTGGACGACGATGAAACGCCGCCATCCGCTGCTCCCGCAGAACCAGCTGCGGTAACGAAAGGCCCCGCCGGCCAACCTGCTCCCTTGCCACTCGCACAACGCGAGGTGACGTCGATTCTCGTGCGGTGTAAGGCCGACCAAATGATGGCCCCGATGGCGATCGACATGGGCGTCAACAAGGGCGACGACCGCACCGCTCAGGCCGTGGCGCCTGTTACCGTCGTCGAGCGTTTGCAATCCAGCTTCCTCGCCCCGATGCGGCTGATCTTGCTCGTCCTCACGGTGATGATCGTCATCGTCGCGGGCATCAGCATCCTGGTGAGCATTTACAACTCGATGAGCGAACGGAGCCACGACATCGCCGTGATGCGGGCGCTTGGCGCCAGTCGCAACGCGGTGATGGCCGTCATCCTGGTCGAGTCGATTTTGCTGTCGATCCTCGGCGGCATCGCCGGCTTGCTGCTGGGGCATGGCGTGCTGGCACTGGCGAGCCCCGTGGTCGAGTACTACACCGGCGTCACGGTGCGGGCATGGAGTTTCTCGTGGCAAGAGATGCTGCTAGTTCCCGGCTTGGTGACATTCGCCGCTTTGGTCGGCTTCCTGCCGGCCCTGTCGGCTTACCGTACCGACGTGGCCAAAACGCTGGGGGGAGCTCGCTAA
- a CDS encoding S41 family peptidase: MSYRNLMLLLAMLFISYACYVRAEQNPYARYIAAGFSVIDEWALEEAPDQELFNGAMHGMISVLHRHGDQHSEFVDAQQQAAFTEEFDQEFGGVGIVLRMLGKPPVPTVIGLPQPGTPAAEADIRLGDRIEAVDGHSTDGMQLEQITQMVRGPVDEPVTLAVRRPGDAEPHDVTVNRAVIMVESVIGDVRGPDGQWNYLISKNPRIGYVRIRKFGDKTAEELATILADLTRDDDLAGLIVDVRDDAGGSLDAAVEISDLFLRAGRTIVSTRDRDGRIRDRYLSTGTGGYANVPLVVLVDRNSASASEIVAACLQDYDRAKIIGERSYGKGTVQRLLPIESGRSLLKLTSATYWRPSGKNIHRMEGDEDAAEWGITPDQGFVIAMTPEEYDLWSNYRGRRDLVGNSADGVLLDELTEQDGKIPADYRDAALQRAVEFLSKQKKD, translated from the coding sequence ATGTCCTACCGCAACCTCATGCTGCTGCTGGCGATGCTCTTCATTTCGTACGCCTGCTACGTCCGCGCCGAGCAGAACCCCTACGCCCGCTACATCGCCGCCGGGTTTTCAGTGATCGACGAATGGGCCCTCGAAGAAGCGCCTGACCAAGAGCTCTTCAACGGCGCCATGCACGGCATGATCTCGGTGCTCCATCGCCACGGCGACCAGCACTCGGAGTTCGTCGACGCCCAACAGCAGGCGGCGTTCACCGAAGAGTTCGACCAAGAGTTCGGCGGCGTCGGCATCGTCTTGCGAATGCTCGGCAAGCCACCCGTGCCGACCGTCATCGGCCTGCCGCAGCCCGGCACCCCGGCGGCCGAAGCCGACATCCGCCTCGGCGATCGGATCGAAGCCGTCGACGGCCACTCGACCGACGGCATGCAGCTCGAACAAATTACGCAAATGGTGCGCGGCCCCGTCGACGAACCGGTGACGCTGGCGGTCCGCCGCCCCGGCGACGCCGAGCCGCACGACGTCACCGTCAATCGCGCCGTCATCATGGTTGAGTCGGTGATCGGCGACGTTCGCGGTCCCGACGGTCAGTGGAACTACCTCATCAGCAAGAACCCGCGCATCGGCTATGTGCGGATCCGCAAGTTCGGCGATAAAACGGCCGAGGAACTGGCAACGATTCTCGCCGATCTGACGCGCGACGACGACCTCGCCGGCCTGATCGTCGACGTCCGCGACGACGCCGGCGGCTCGCTCGACGCAGCGGTCGAAATCAGCGATCTCTTTCTCCGCGCGGGACGCACCATCGTTTCGACCCGCGACCGCGACGGCCGCATTCGCGATCGCTACCTCTCCACCGGCACCGGCGGCTATGCCAACGTGCCGCTCGTCGTGCTGGTCGATCGCAACAGCGCCAGCGCGAGCGAAATCGTCGCCGCCTGCCTGCAGGACTACGACCGCGCGAAGATCATCGGCGAACGTTCCTACGGCAAGGGAACCGTGCAGCGGCTGCTGCCGATCGAATCAGGGCGTAGCTTGCTGAAACTCACCTCGGCGACCTACTGGCGTCCGAGCGGGAAGAACATCCACCGCATGGAAGGGGATGAGGACGCGGCCGAGTGGGGCATCACCCCAGACCAAGGGTTTGTGATCGCGATGACGCCGGAGGAGTATGACCTCTGGAGCAACTACCGCGGTCGCCGCGATCTGGTCGGTAATAGCGCTGACGGCGTGCTGCTCGATGAACTAACCGAGCAAGACGGCAAGATCCCCGCCGACTACCGCGACGCTGCTCTGCAGCGAGCGGTGGAGTTTCTGAGCAAGCAGAAGAAGGACTAA
- a CDS encoding MMPL family transporter gives MPTKQPSFLARTTLGPPNYLLVAMATIFMLAMAPLGAWLAAQRTSNQAHTWLAASHGVAKLDREFRDQFEAQQFVLVSWDDCTLGKPGKLATLARKLQGANGVVRIETGPQWIERLTSAPYGWAEEGAVARLEGTFVGPTQRDERGASLGQASRLTCLAAYLTPIAAGDDAQVAAVLEQIRRAAAESGVEPASLRIAGPAIDSLRVGQESTWAMLRWGGLAVLLGSTICLWRLRSFQLAALVTIPAIAGGAATLAIVYYSGVLEVLSLGRSLPLLGVADSLVLATPLLTYALTLLAGLRLIYYYRDARLAHGVDGAAERAVADGWPAWAIVALLFAAVMGAFCYSELLPLRRFGLFAGMGALASVGALLSIIPVWLHRFPTDERQIQAIAGPRRDGSLSPRLASIFEAAISGRGMMAGFGLLVFMLALAGVRGLAPSTQLPVALADRSTLASDYDWFGARIGHAVPMEVVLKIPGLRNRRPDESAEADGQQYRMTLAEQLWLVDEVEQRIRTLPEISGTLSAATLQPAAGGQIEDEEIANTVRQDCDDLELLQAEQRAGSDVRTGMQLWRISGRLMAATPGVELDYLSSRARLRSAVAPVVLSYEQRDWLLRELHERGGQLQRANVCVLYRGSADSAAPAANSAEALFGSLMARSGVQGGAVKYFNLAQLERGDEINADAIGRASETLKYAHAVVLAAQPADLAAAGRIAAATEQLAQAGVNVVDVSKLPAVEESATQLAVQSGGPGPILFEMTGAPIIAATITEELVATLDNASYWIIPGLIAAMMCVVWHPVVGLATVAAVTLPLALTLGVMGWAGVKFDLGIVLVAGLGLGTAFDSAVHYVAWYRRGIEAGLFRQEAARMAFARCAPATVDGALAVGIGLTVLALSPVTSLHELGIAALGLEMASLFAALVVMPAIMASPLTGMMGADAAPEDAAVEMTPVRIVLPGEGDGEIRPGRTDVAAAGVPAPAHRGRSGAPAGNETAAADGPHATLQAKLQRLRHAGGE, from the coding sequence ATGCCGACCAAGCAACCTTCATTTCTGGCTCGCACGACGCTAGGGCCGCCGAATTATTTGCTAGTCGCGATGGCGACCATCTTCATGCTGGCGATGGCGCCCCTAGGCGCCTGGCTTGCCGCGCAGCGCACCTCGAACCAAGCCCACACGTGGCTCGCCGCGTCGCACGGCGTCGCCAAGCTCGATCGCGAATTCCGCGATCAGTTCGAAGCCCAACAATTCGTCCTCGTGAGTTGGGACGATTGCACCCTCGGCAAGCCGGGGAAGCTCGCCACGCTCGCGCGCAAGTTGCAGGGCGCCAATGGCGTCGTGCGGATCGAAACCGGACCGCAATGGATTGAACGACTCACCTCGGCTCCGTACGGTTGGGCCGAAGAAGGCGCCGTCGCCCGTTTGGAAGGAACGTTCGTCGGTCCGACGCAGCGCGACGAACGCGGCGCCTCGCTGGGACAAGCCTCGCGCCTCACTTGCCTCGCCGCCTACCTGACGCCAATCGCCGCTGGTGACGACGCCCAAGTCGCCGCCGTGCTCGAACAAATTCGCCGCGCCGCGGCCGAAAGCGGCGTCGAACCCGCCAGCCTGCGGATCGCCGGCCCCGCGATCGACTCGCTTCGCGTTGGCCAGGAAAGCACTTGGGCGATGCTCCGCTGGGGCGGACTCGCCGTGCTGCTTGGCTCGACGATCTGCCTCTGGCGGCTGCGCAGCTTTCAACTCGCTGCACTCGTCACGATCCCCGCGATCGCCGGCGGCGCCGCGACGCTCGCCATTGTCTACTATTCCGGAGTGTTGGAAGTCCTCAGCCTCGGCCGTTCGCTGCCGCTGCTCGGCGTCGCCGATTCCCTCGTCCTCGCCACGCCGCTGCTGACATATGCATTGACGCTCCTTGCTGGCCTGCGACTGATCTACTACTACCGCGACGCCCGCCTCGCGCACGGCGTCGACGGCGCCGCCGAACGCGCGGTCGCCGACGGTTGGCCTGCTTGGGCGATCGTCGCGCTGTTGTTCGCCGCCGTGATGGGTGCGTTCTGCTACAGCGAGCTGCTGCCGCTCCGTCGCTTCGGATTGTTCGCCGGCATGGGCGCCCTCGCCAGCGTCGGCGCCTTGCTCTCGATCATCCCCGTCTGGCTCCACCGCTTTCCGACCGACGAGCGGCAAATCCAAGCGATTGCCGGCCCGCGCCGCGACGGCTCGCTGTCGCCGCGACTTGCCTCAATCTTCGAAGCGGCCATTTCGGGCCGCGGCATGATGGCCGGCTTCGGTCTGTTGGTGTTCATGCTCGCCTTGGCTGGCGTTCGCGGCCTCGCTCCGTCGACGCAATTGCCGGTCGCCCTGGCCGATCGCTCGACGCTGGCCAGCGACTACGATTGGTTCGGCGCCCGCATTGGCCATGCCGTGCCCATGGAAGTCGTGTTGAAGATCCCTGGCCTGCGGAATCGCCGCCCCGACGAGTCGGCCGAAGCCGACGGGCAGCAGTATCGCATGACGCTCGCCGAGCAACTCTGGCTCGTCGACGAAGTCGAACAACGCATCCGCACGCTCCCGGAAATCAGCGGCACGCTCTCGGCCGCAACGTTGCAACCGGCCGCCGGCGGCCAAATCGAAGACGAAGAAATCGCCAATACAGTTCGCCAAGATTGCGACGATCTCGAACTCCTTCAAGCGGAGCAGCGAGCCGGCAGCGACGTGCGAACCGGCATGCAACTCTGGCGGATCAGCGGCCGGCTGATGGCCGCCACGCCGGGCGTGGAACTCGATTACCTCTCCTCGCGCGCCCGGCTTCGCAGCGCCGTTGCGCCAGTCGTACTCAGCTACGAACAACGCGATTGGCTCCTCCGCGAGCTTCACGAGCGCGGCGGCCAACTCCAACGGGCCAATGTCTGCGTCCTCTATCGCGGCAGCGCCGACTCCGCCGCCCCCGCCGCGAACTCGGCCGAAGCGCTGTTCGGTTCGCTGATGGCCCGCAGCGGCGTGCAGGGTGGCGCCGTCAAATACTTCAACCTCGCTCAACTGGAGCGCGGAGACGAAATCAACGCTGACGCCATCGGCCGTGCCAGCGAAACGCTGAAGTACGCCCATGCCGTCGTGCTGGCCGCGCAACCGGCCGACCTCGCCGCCGCCGGCCGCATCGCCGCCGCGACCGAGCAACTCGCCCAGGCAGGCGTCAACGTCGTCGACGTATCGAAACTTCCCGCCGTCGAAGAATCGGCGACGCAGCTCGCCGTGCAATCGGGCGGCCCCGGTCCAATCCTATTCGAAATGACCGGCGCACCAATCATCGCCGCCACGATCACCGAAGAACTCGTCGCCACGCTCGACAACGCGTCGTATTGGATCATCCCTGGCCTGATCGCCGCGATGATGTGCGTCGTGTGGCACCCGGTGGTGGGACTCGCGACGGTCGCGGCCGTAACGCTGCCGCTCGCGCTGACGCTCGGCGTCATGGGCTGGGCCGGCGTGAAGTTCGATCTCGGCATCGTCCTCGTGGCAGGACTCGGCCTCGGCACAGCATTCGACAGCGCCGTTCACTACGTTGCTTGGTATCGCCGCGGGATCGAAGCGGGCCTCTTCCGCCAGGAAGCCGCTCGCATGGCCTTCGCCCGGTGCGCTCCGGCCACGGTCGACGGCGCCCTCGCCGTCGGCATCGGCCTCACCGTGTTGGCGCTCAGCCCCGTGACGTCGCTCCACGAACTCGGCATCGCCGCGTTGGGCCTGGAAATGGCGTCGCTGTTCGCGGCCCTCGTCGTGATGCCTGCGATCATGGCGAGCCCGTTGACCGGAATGATGGGCGCCGACGCGGCTCCGGAAGACGCCGCCGTCGAGATGACGCCGGTCCGCATCGTCCTGCCGGGCGAGGGCGACGGCGAAATCCGTCCCGGCCGCACCGACGTCGCAGCCGCCGGCGTTCCCGCCCCGGCCCACCGCGGCCGTAGCGGCGCCCCCGCTGGCAACGAAACCGCGGCCGCCGACGGCCCTCATGCCACTCTGCAGGCGAAGCTGCAGCGACTGCGCCACGCCGGCGGCGAGTGA